A stretch of DNA from Mauremys mutica isolate MM-2020 ecotype Southern chromosome 25, ASM2049712v1, whole genome shotgun sequence:
GCCCTGGCTCTGACCATAGGGCCTTGCCTGGAAAGCAGGTGATAcagtgtaacaccgacagatccTGGTCATGGGCCGGCAGGATTGAACcgggggcctctggagcttagtgcacgagtctctacagcatgagctaaaagccgaCTGGCTGTTCGCTAAGGCTGGAGCAGAGTCATTCACCTCTCTCGCCACGCGGTCGTGGTGCCGCTAgatggggcagccccacccccaggaggtgtgtgggttacaccagcATGGTATCTCCACCCATGACCAGTCTAGCCCTGCCCCCATACAGCCAGGAAGGGGAGGTCTTTTAGAAGTTCCTAGGGGAGTTAGGCACACAGTCCCATTGGCTATCAATGGGAGTcaggctcctaactcccttaaacatttctgaaaatctcccccaaaTGACCTTGGAGCCAGCCCACAATCCTTCCCTCCCACTCACATTTAGCCGCCCCCCGCCTGCCGTCCCTGGTCTGGGCTCCTGAAACGTCCCTCTTGCTGTTGGGGTTTGTAAACTCCCGCGCCCCGTGGCGGCGCAGCTCGGAAGGAAGGGGATGTCGTCCCTTTGAAACGGCACAACGTCCCGCCCGTGCCCCCGCGGAGGGGAATGCCAGGCTCTCCGTGCCGGTCTGCGCTGCCAGCCGGGAAGTTCTCGCAGGCGTGGCTAGTGCCCGGGTGCCGCCGGCGCCTCCCGCTGGGCTGACTCAGGGAGGCTCTAATGCAGCAGGGGATGGGACGGGGGCACTTCACGCCGCTGTGGAGATTCGCCTCTCGGGGGGAAGGCCAAGCTCCCTCCTCATCTCCCCGCCCAGAGGGCTCTGCGCACTGAGGGGAGGGCTCCTGAGTGTGGTGCTGCTCGTGGTGGAGAGCGACGGGCAGGGGCTGTGCCGGAGTCCTGGGTACAGTGTGTGAGCCCTGCCAGCGCCCCCCGTCCTGCCCGGCAGCCCCAGGCCGCTTCTAGCCGGCCCCCcagcctagccctgcccccagcctagcCCTGCCAGCGCCCCCCGTCCTGCCCGGCAGCCCCAGGCCGCTTCTAGCGCTGCCCCcagcctagccctgcccccagcctagccctgccccccagcctagCCCGGCCCCCAGCCTAGCCCTGCCAGCGCCCCCCGTCCTGCCCGGCAGCCCCAGGCCGCTTCTAGCCGGCCCCCCAGCCTCgcccggcccccccagcctcgCCCGGCCCCCCAGCCTCGCCCGGCCCCCAGCCTAGCCCTGCCAGCGCCCCCCGTCCTGCCCGGCAGCCCCAGGCCACTtctagccctgcccccagcctagccctgcccccagcctagcACTGCCAGTGCCCCCCGTCCTGCCCGGCAGCCCCAGGCCGCTtctagccctgcccccagcctagccctgcccccagcctagcCCTGCCAGCGCCCCCCGTCCTGCCCGGCAGCCCCAGGCCACTtctagccctgccccccagcctagCCGGGCCCCCAGCCTAGCCGGGCCCCcagcctagccctgcccccagcctagccctgccccccagcctcacctGGCCCCCCAGCCTCGCCTGGCCCCCCAGCCTAGCCGGGCTCCCAGCCTAGCCCTGCCAGCGCCCCCCGTCCTGCCTGGCAGCCCCAGGCCACTtctagccctgccccccagcctagctctgccccccgCCTAGCACTGCCAGCGCCCCCCGTCCTGCCCGGCAGCCCCAGGCCGCTtctagccctgccccccagcctagccctgccccccagcctagccctgcccccagcctagcgctgccagtgcccctctgtcctgcccggcAGCCCCCGGGGCCGTGCCCTGCGATTGCCCTTTGCTGCTCTCCCTTCTCCCCGGGGGACAGAACCAACGCGCCGAGGGCCGCGCGCTGCGGCTGCTGGGGCGAGTGGCGGCTGTTCCGCGCGGGGAGCGTCCGCGATCCGGTGCTCAGGCAGGGCTGGCAGTGCCTGGCAATGAGCTGCCCCAGCTGTCGCTCTGTTGCTGCTGTAACCCTACAAGGGGGCTCTATCAAAGAGGCCGATTGGGTGACATGGGCTGCAGGCTGGATTGAATTCCCGGgcgcagcagcagggagctgggtgggagcCGGGAACCCAGGCTGACATCCGAGCGATgaatggaggggagctcacctgaTCCCTCACGCTGGAGACAGGCCAGCGAGCCGGAGCACGGTCTGCAGTAGTGGGGGCTGTGACACGGGGGGCGCCATTGGCTCAGTGACTTGGGTTTCAGTTCGCTAGCATGGCCGTTTCAGCAGCTACCGGTGCTGTCTCGCTCCTATCACtgcatcccagccatggctgcgcttggagccaggacacctgggttctattcctggctctgctgaccAGTCCcaactccgtgcctcagtttcccatctgcatAATGGGAATAATAAAACTCCCCCATCTCAAAGGGGGCGTGAGGCTCCAGTGCCTAGAGAGTGAGCTTCAGCTGGAAGGTGCGATCCGAGGGGAGTTGGTATTAATTAATGTGTTGATTGAGTTCTGCGAGCCCCTGCTGGCACTGCAGGATGGGCCATGGGGGGCTCACATCCCTGCAGGGAACAGTGGAGAAatgagagccagggagcagctggaggaagGTGATTGTTCACAACCCCCCAATTCTCTCCCCTCgtcagctggctctggccagggcagGACTGCCAGGGCCCAGGTCCTGTGGTGTCCTGTGGCCTGGGCACTGCCCCTGCACTGCACGGGTAGGATGGCGCAGGCATCGCTAACCAGAGAAGTCCTGCCCAGCGCAAGGCCGTGCCCGGGCGTTAGGCGAAGGACCGAGCGCTGGAGCTGGACCCAAAGGCCCCAACCTTCGCGGGGCCCTGTTCTGAGCTGCAGCGTCTCtcctggtggggaaggggcctgggcAGGACCGTGGTGAACCAAGGAGGCTGCTGGACTCAGACGCACCCTGCGGTTCTCTCTGGCTCTAgttcccagcccaccccccctcACGTCCCCATCCTGGCTCTTCCCAGGGCCTGGCCCGGCCTCCACCGGGCTCATGGAAGGGGCTGCCCAGGAGTAGCTGAAATGGACTGAACGTTTCCATCCCTCTGCAGCTGGGATTCCAGGAATCGCCGTGTGGCTGCCTGCTGGTGTGCCCTGGCCATGGCCACGTGCagggctccctctccccctctggGTCGCTGCCACGGGGCAGCAACGCATCGGCTTTATTGAGCCGTCTGGTCAGCTGGGCCTGGCACTAGTGGCAGAGCGATGCCAGTTATTGGAGTTCCATCCCGGGCCGAGTTGTTATCCAGGATTTGTACTGCAGCGTCTGGTGGCCTGGTCAGAGAGCAGGCCCCATGTGCTGGGCACCGCATGGTCCCTTACGTTGGGGAGGCTTTGACCTACTGGAGTAACGTAgcggggggaggagctggagatCCCTTGGGGAATctaccccaccccccttttgCCCCAGCTGCCTTTGGCTTCATTTCTAGGAGTGCAGGAAAATCTCAGTCCTGCAAGCCCTGGAACAGAAGACGGGCTGCCGAGGGCTCCGAGCCGTGTGTGCTGCGCTCTGAGCTGAAACAGGCTGTGCTGAGGGGTGGGGTTACACTGGGGCGAGGCCAGTGGAGCGGGGTGTCTGCTCTGGCACACTCAGTCGTGCACATGCACCCTCTCACGTACACTCGCGTCCCACTCACGCACGTTCCGGGCACGGCAACGCTCCCACTCCCCTTTTGGACTGTGCCTGGCAGCGGGGCAGACACCGTACTGCTCTCTAGGGCAGCAGGATGGCACCGTCTGGGCCCGGCTCCCTCGCTGGGTGGcttctctgcagggcagggagcagcccatGGCACAGAACCCACCCATGCTGAGTGGACTCTGCTCCTGCCCACAGGTCTGCGGAGAGAAGAATCGCTTTGAGAAGCTGATGGAGTATTTCCGAAATGAGGACAGTAACATTGACTTCATGGTGAGCatttggggtgaggtggggggaagtgacatcgggggccaggcagccccctcacctgccccatcccccaaaccATCCAtaacgtgctgctgctgcctgactttGGGGCTCGTGTGATGTGAAGACTTGGCTGGTTTTTCCATCTGCTTAGTGCAGGAAAGAGCTGTTTGCAGCACCCCTTCCTTCCGCCTGTCACCCAGGGCTCCACACACGGCTATCGGCCCTCTGTTAAACCACACGTGTGTGACGCTGAGGAAAGAACCTCTAATCTCACTCCCAGGCCTCTCCCACCTGAACTGCGGGTGAATCCCATTTGGTGTCAGTAGTAATAGGGCTTTTAGTGCGCATAGACATCAAACCACTAGAGGGCAGTAGTTTATATACTGCACTCGAAGCCCCTTCAAGTCTGGAGGGTCTCTCTCAGAGCTAGCAGGGGGCCGTTCCAATGCCAGGAGCCCCCCTGACTGGGTCTTTGAGGCTTGATTTTCCCTGTGTCCAGCAGCTGTGTTGGCTCTggtcttccctcctctcctcccactaAGCCTGGCTGTGTTCAGGGTACAGCTGGGTGACACTTTTTTGGCAAATAGTAAATTCACCATAAAATTCCTTTTTCGGGGCACGGAATTCGGGCCAAACACGTCGAATAGTTTCAGGCACAAAAAAGCCTGAAAGCAAGAAAGGTTTAGCAAATGTCTAAACAAACCGGGTTGCCGTTTGTGTTTCAAGTCGGCATTCCGAGTGTTGCATTCAGCGCTAGTGACATCgttgtggtgggttttgtttcactgagaaaaaaatgaaaaaaacccactttggtttgaaacaaaatgagttatttatttatttattttgggtttAGCCACCAAACAAAACCAATCAGTGATTTCTTCGGCTCTGATTAAGGGAGACAGTGTTCTGGAGCGGGTGgcaggacgccggggttctctTCTCTGCGCTGACTTGCTTGACCGTGGTCCCGTAAAGCACTCTGCAGCCGCATTAGTGGGCTAGCAATGGGAAACGCCGTCTCATGCGTGTGCACGCTGGGTTATGTGCCTAGCATGAGACCCTCTAGCGGCAAGGTCACAAGACTGGGCGGCCAGGCGGCTGCTTCTGGCGCTGCTCACTGATGGTTGTAGTGTCTCTGCTTGTATCTCGCTGCCTCCCGCCCGCCGCTTGCCCCGGTGGAAGGAGAGGCTCTGGTGCTAACCCTGGGGCTCCCCGGCAGGTGGCCTGCATGCAGTTTATCAACATCGTGGTGCACTCGGTGGAGAACATGAACTTCCGTGTCTTCCTGCAATACGAGTTCACTCACCTGGGGCTGGATGAGTATCTGGAGGTGAGGCCGCTCTGACCACTGAGttctgagggaggggagagagggctggTCTGTAtgcccccatcactggaggtgttAGCCACTGTCTTCTCAACGAGGGACATCCTCTGTCTACAGCCATCTCCTTTAATGGGCCTCGTCCGCacgcacaggggcggctccaggccccagcacgccaagcgtgtgcttggggcggcaagctgcggggggcgctctgctggttgccgcgagggcggcaggcaggctgccttcggcagcttgccggcggagagtccgctggtcccgcggcttcggcggacctcccgcaggcaagccgctgaaggcagcctgcctgccgtgcttggggcggccaaatgcctagagccgcccctgcgcacGCACCACGTGTGACATCCCAGCCTGGGCTATCGGCCACGCAGCCTGGAAATGCTGGGACAGAGAAGGGCTGGGCTAGGACTGGGGTCCTctggctccctctcccccagagcacGTTCCAGAGGAGGAGCAGGGTGTTTCCGGAGGCTGCGCGGAGACCCCAGAAGAGGAGGTGTGGGCGGCTGCGCATTCAGCTGAACTCCCCGGTAGGGttaagggctgggctgggcctggcttTGAACGGGGATCCTTGCTATCTTGTGACAGAGGCTGCGTTACACGGAGAGTGACAAGCTGCAGGTGCAGATCCAGGCGTACCTGGATAACATCTTCGACGTGGGCGCCCTGCTGGAGGACACAGAGACCAAGAATGCTGTGCTGGAGCACATGGAGGACCTCCAGGAGCAAGTGGGGCAGGTgagggccctggggcaccaggcaGGGAGCGAGGAGCCATTCCTGCTAAGGGCGTCTGCAGGAGCTGATCTGCGTATGGGCAGGAAAACGCTGCCATGTGCTCAGCGTGTCTCTGTGACCTGACAGCGGGGAGGGATTCCAGGGCTGCTCCTCCATGCCCCTAGCACCGCCCAGCTCTGGGACAGGAGGGCTGGTTGCTTTGGTCCCTGCTGTTCCAGTTTTTGGCCAATGTGAGGTGCCAGGGAACGAGGCCTCCATGCTGCCTGTCGCTCTATCAGCCCAGGAGCTTTGACCCTGGCACTGAGTGCGCTGACCCCATGGCCTGGGCTTGCTGCTGGAGGGGGGACACTGGGACTTTTCTCTtgggcagggggctcccagcaTGGTAGAGGGGAGGTGGTCTGCTGCACACGCCTGCTCCTGGCATTGGGGCTGTCATCTGcaactcccctcctccctccacatgCTGGGAGCCTGTGCCCTGGCCCACCCCACGGCCCCGCTCGTGGGGGACTGGCTGAATGCTGGCTCCTCTCGCAGCTCACAGAGAAGCTCCAGGATGCGGAGAACGAGTCAATGGCCAAGATCGCGGAGCTGGAGAAACAGCTGAGCCAGACGCGCCGTGAAGTAGAGACACTCCGGGTGAGAccagcggggaaggggcggggggcggcCAAGTGGGAAGGTGCAGAGGGCAGTGAAAGAGGTgtcgggcggggtgggggaggtctgggAGCAAGGAGACGGGGAGAGGCTGGTTCTGGAGAATGGTGGGTGTTCCAGCGGGGAGATGTTCCCACACGGAGATCTCACAATGCTGCTGCCAGCCTCCCCGAGCGGCTCCTCTCCCGGCGCGGCGCTGCCAGGACTGGGGCCTCCTGCTGCAGGTGGGCTCCCGGCACCGAGCTGCCAGTGCCGGAGATGGGGGGGCAAGGTGGTGCCTCTCTGTTCGTGGATGATCCCCCCGCCCCTCTCTGCATCTCTCAGGCAGGCTCGTCCCTGCTGGCTCCTGCGCGAGGCACAGGGGATCGGGTCCCTCTGCCGGGGAGGGGGACGGCACTGATGCCCgctgtgctgtgtgtgtctgCCCAGGAGCGGCTCAGCGAATCCAGCAGCCAAGCCAGCtcccccccgcagcagcagcagcagcagcagcagaggctggcGGAGGCCCGGCCCTCGGCCTTGGAGCAGaagctggaggagctggaggagaaaggGTTAGTCCGGATCCTGCGTGGGCCAGAGGGAGCCGTTGCCATCGAGATTGTCCCTGTTGTCATGGAAACCACAGCAGTCCCCACGGTTACCGTAGAAGCCTCCgcctctcccagcccaggtacCTTCAGTGGGCAGCgtagctgggggctgcaggggttaATAGGATGGGACCCCTGCATTGGGAGTGAGGCTCTGAACACTGGGTTACCATGTCCCAGTCCCCTCTGGCCTGTCCCGGCTGGGGCTGCAAACCCCAGAGCCCCCAAAGGGCCGGATCCCCACAGCAAGAGCCTCATGCTGGTGCTGCCCTGCTGCCCACGGGCTGCCTGTGTTCTTCCCATGGTGCACACGGGCCGCTTCCTGGGATCGGGGCcccgtgccaggtgctgcacggaTATGTCCCAAAGCACAGATATGTCTGTCTGCCCCTCCCGGCTGAgcatctgaaagcactttacagaggaggGTCGGCATCATACACCAACGGTAcaaatggggaaaccgaggcacagagggggacggtgacttgccaaaggtcactcagcaggtcagtggctggGGACAGATGCCTCTTGCTGAGCCTAGTCACTCCATTGCTGGCAGGGTGGATGGGTGACATTTCTCTCTCTTACTTTGCAGATTTCACATCTCCTTCCATTTGCTCCCCACTgccgccccctgctgctgcccagacGATTCCTccgcctcccccactgccccacaccGAAGACACTGACTCTGCCAACCTGCCTTCTCAGCAGCAAGCCCAACCTTCTGCACCCCCTccagctccaccccttcctgggagCGACACCCCTccgcctgccccgccccttcccgggGTCGAAAtcccaccacctcctcccctctCGGTGGAGGGtggcccagcccctcctccccctccgcccccacccctgggAATGCCAGCTGGAGAGGTCAGCGGCCCAACCCCAGCAGCCAGTTCAGGTGAGTCCAGTTTCCAGGACGTGATGGTGTCCATGTGGGATGGCGTGTGCAGGgtgagagccagagcacagcgCTGGGCAGAGGGGCCGGGGGTGCCCTGGGGAGACGGGTCCCCTGGTTATCCACAGAGCAGGCGTCGCTTGGCCAGCATCAGTTACACCACAAAAGGGACGGTTAGTCCCCTGGTCCTGACAGCCCTCAGCCTCCGCTGGGCCAGCCGGGGGACTGGGTTTGGGTGTGATGTGGAGATTGATCTCACCCATCACTTCACAGCCATCTCCAAACAGCCTTCAGCTGAAAATGACCTGGGGCCGATCTGACCCCCTGACCTAGCCGTGAAACCCCCTTGCCAGCCTGTATTAGACCACGGGTCCGTCTAACTCAGTATCACACCCGTGGCCGCTTAGCCTGGTCCCTGCCCTTCTGCCGACTGGATCGGAACATGGGTCCATCTGCCGCCTTGCCTCTGGCGGCAGAGCCGGGCTCCAGGGAAAGGAGATTGCCCACAAGGCACTAGCTCTCATGGAGGCGTGAAAACCCTTCCGCAAGCTTTGTGATGGTGTTGGAGGAGCTGTGCGGTCCCGGTTGTCCTGGCGCCGCAGGCTGGTTCTGTGGGCGCTCCTGGCACGCTTtccagccccctcctctccctccctctccccgctAGCTGTCAAGATCAAGAAGCCGATTCAGACCAAGTTCAGAATGCCCATCTTCAACTGGGTGGCTCTGAAACCCACCCAGATCAACGGGACCATCTTCAACGAGCTCAACGACGAGAAGGTCCTGCAGGTGAGGCTGCCTTGCCCTGGGTGAGGGGCGGAGGGGCGGAGCTGGCTCTGAGCTGTGCTGCGTGGACGCTGCCCGAACGGCCTGCAGGCCAGACCGGCAGCCCGGTGCCGCGAAACTGGGgcacccagcccagcctcctctcccagcccagaGAGGCGAGATGCGGCAGCGGAGGGAAGTGCTGGGAAAGGTGGCTGGAGGAGGCGCTTCAGCACCCTGGAGAGGGGCTCTCTGGCGCTGGGACAGTTTCATGGATGTCACCAGTAGGAACCTGGCCCAGCCCTAGAGGAACGGGCTCCCCCCCTCCTTgcactccccctccctctctccatctCCGTGCTGCTGCATTctgcccctccgcccccctccccgcaggaACTGGACATGAACGACTTCGAGGAGCAGTTCAAGACGAAGGCTCAGGGCCCCAGCTTAGACATCAGCTCCCTGAAGGTGAAGGCTGCTCAGAAGGCCCCCAGCAAGGTGACGCTGATCGAGTCCAACCGAGCCAAGAACCTGGCCATCACGCTCCGCAAGGGCGGCCTCAGCATCGACAGCATCTGCAAGGCCATCCAGACGTGAGTCCCCCGGGGCTGGCAGGAGACGGGGGAGCTAGTGAGGAGCACACGGCTTGGACAcagagccagggcctgggggaggagacgcCCAGGTGATGGTCTGGGATGGGGAGAAGGAACCCAAAGCTCAGCTGAGCTGAAGTTGCTGGCTGGACGTCCAGGAGCTGACGTTGGGAGGCTGAGCTGAGGTGTAGGGCTGCGGGAAGGGGGCCGGGCTAGGCGGGTCTGGGCATCACTAAGGCTGGCATTGGAAGCCTGGCTTGGAGGTGAGGGCCTAGTGAGAGGAGCAGGGGATGCCCACAGAGAGGACAGGGGGGCCCAGCGAACAGGGTAATGCAGGGACAGCGGGAGAGGGCTGGGATGAGAGCGGAGGGAGGACGGGATTGGAAGCAGGGAGCTGTCGCTGTCGCTGGTGTCGAGAGGTTGAGGAGGAAGAGGATAGAGAGGAGCCCTGGCTTTTGGCTGGGAAGAGGCTGTTAGACTTTGGTGAGAGCTGATTTGCAGGACTGCCcaaaggggggggcaagtggggccccggaaaactctcgcaggcccgggcccccagagcttcttctgctcccggtcttcgccggtggggggtccttccactccggggcagaaggaccccctgccgccgaattaccgctgaagcgggacctgccgccgaagtgtcccgaagacccatggcgggggccccccgccgctgaattactgctgaagacccggctgcacttcggcggtgggtcccacttcggcagtaattcagcggcagggggccccgccgcgggtcttcggggcacttcagtggcaggtcctggagcggaaggacccccccgcctctgaattaccaccaaagcgggggccccctgccactgaagaccccaggcccccagaatcctctgggcagccctgctgattTGATGGCGTACGAGAGGCGAGAGATGGCCTGGAGCgggtctaagggcttgtctacatggggaaacttACCGGGTAGTTGTAGCACGGGTAGCTGTGCTGGTGAATTCCCTGCGATGGGACGAGAACGGCAGCCAGCCTTTGCAGACACTGCGTTCAAGGTGCTCGGAGAGGAGACGGTCGCTGGAGAGGCAGGGGAGTCAAGGTGGCTTGTGGGGGTGGACCAGGCTTGAGGACTGAGAAGGCAGAGCGTGTGgtgggagaggagcggagacatCAAGGGTGGAGGACACTGAAGCACGGCGAGAATCAGCCACTGGTcaatggggagcagggaggggaggggctgagacACAGATGGGCCAGGTGacagggccggggggaggggagctcagggcgAGCCGGGCGTGGGGACGGCAGCTCGCGGGCGGGACAGGGTTGACCCAGAGCCGCAGGCCAAACGGGGCGGGAAGGGCAAGGAGATGAGCGGCCAAGGCTGTTCCCGGCGAGCGAGGCTGTAGCTGCGTGTGcgctgctgcctccctcccccaggtacGACTTGCAGAGCCTGAGCCTGGATttcctggagctgctgcagcgctTCCTGCCCACCGAATACGAGCTCACGCTGATCCGCAAGTACGAGAAGGAGCAGCGGCCGCTGGAGGAGCTGTCGGACGAGGACGTCTTCATGATCAAATTCAGCCGAATCCCTCGCCTCGCCGAGCGCATGAACATCATGACGTTCCTGGGCAACTTCAGCGACACCGCCCAGCTCCTGATGCCGGTATGGGCCAGAGCAGGCGGCCGCCTGGCCTGCACCTGCGGTGACCCGGGCGGGGGCTCTGCCGGGGGCCAGGGGGAGTGAGGTCAGAACGCTCCCGCCCGGGCCTCCTCCGGGACTCGACGAGATCAGGGAGCAGGGGTTTGGGGATGCTGAGAAGCACCGCAGGCCTCCAAAGAAAGGCTGGGGGATCACgggcagaaaggctgggggatCAGGGAACTGCCTTGGTACATCTCAAGCTAGTTCAGAGCCGCCCTGTGCACTGGGGGACGTCTGCATGGGCAGCTcacccccagggctgggatagtgaGGAGGGCAACCCGCCAGGACGGTGGTGCCTCAACTGAGCCATggggtgggagagcccagggccgggGCGGCCGGgaggaactgggaatgttcttgacgtggtctttgaatgctgagtggggagtgttggcctgggaaggttgcaggggagtttggctgggactggctgcattggggatgggagactgtcCTTGAGGGAGGAGACCTGAGCACGTGACATGAGAAccaggaggggggtggaggccaggtgacacctctgcccggggaatctggacaaaggctgggggaggagccggggggaggctgagtgagaggctggagggagtttcagtttggagctggctgggaaatggaggggagcccagatggggctctggtTTTCCAATgcggctctggcctccctgccccccaagatggacctaactggggggtcctgttgtctgtaccggcaaggcCTCTCTGGGACTGTggtcctgtcgtctaaataaaccacCTGCTttcccggctggctgagagtcccggtgaatcgcaggaggccgggggggccgggccccGACTCC
This window harbors:
- the FMNL1 gene encoding formin-like protein 1 isoform X3 yields the protein MESADNGSPGSDKGKSPDRSMEDLSKSNSSSPTQGSSKARNLTIRLNPVHSRKALRNSRIISQKDDVHLCIMCLRAIMNYQSGFSLVMNHPACVNEITLSLNNKNPRTKALVLELLAAVCLVRGGHDIILAAFDNFKEVCGEKNRFEKLMEYFRNEDSNIDFMVACMQFINIVVHSVENMNFRVFLQYEFTHLGLDEYLERLRYTESDKLQVQIQAYLDNIFDVGALLEDTETKNAVLEHMEDLQEQVGQLTEKLQDAENESMAKIAELEKQLSQTRREVETLRERLSESSSQASSPPQQQQQQQQRLAEARPSALEQKLEELEEKGLVRILRGPEGAVAIEIVPVVMETTAVPTVTVEASASPSPDFTSPSICSPLPPPAAAQTIPPPPPLPHTEDTDSANLPSQQQAQPSAPPPAPPLPGSDTPPPAPPLPGVEIPPPPPLSVEGGPAPPPPPPPPLGMPAGEVSGPTPAASSAVKIKKPIQTKFRMPIFNWVALKPTQINGTIFNELNDEKVLQELDMNDFEEQFKTKAQGPSLDISSLKVKAAQKAPSKVTLIESNRAKNLAITLRKGGLSIDSICKAIQTYDLQSLSLDFLELLQRFLPTEYELTLIRKYEKEQRPLEELSDEDVFMIKFSRIPRLAERMNIMTFLGNFSDTAQLLMPQLNAIIAASMSLKSSTKLRNILEIVLAFGNYMNSSKRGAAYGFRLQSLDALLEMKSTNRKQTLLHYIVRVILEKYPELTGFHTELHFLDKAGSVSLDSVLQDMRALQRGMELTRKEFLRQDDSQVLKDFLKANTEVMEKLQTDSKTAQEAYESAVEYFGENPKTSPPTMFFPIFVRFVKAYKKVEHDIELWRKEEAAAKEVESNSPSKPEPKSPVPKAKRQQMDMIAELKKKQLVKEPLIYEGGDGAIEDIISGLRNQPYRRGDTGRSSAKKRPAGQSLQVTSDISL
- the FMNL1 gene encoding formin-like protein 1 isoform X4 is translated as MNSYAPRLNPVHSRKALRNSRIISQKDDVHLCIMCLRAIMNYQSGFSLVMNHPACVNEITLSLNNKNPRTKALVLELLAAVCLVRGGHDIILAAFDNFKEVCGEKNRFEKLMEYFRNEDSNIDFMVACMQFINIVVHSVENMNFRVFLQYEFTHLGLDEYLERLRYTESDKLQVQIQAYLDNIFDVGALLEDTETKNAVLEHMEDLQEQVGQLTEKLQDAENESMAKIAELEKQLSQTRREVETLRERLSESSSQASSPPQQQQQQQQRLAEARPSALEQKLEELEEKGLVRILRGPEGAVAIEIVPVVMETTAVPTVTVEASASPSPDFTSPSICSPLPPPAAAQTIPPPPPLPHTEDTDSANLPSQQQAQPSAPPPAPPLPGSDTPPPAPPLPGVEIPPPPPLSVEGGPAPPPPPPPPLGMPAGEVSGPTPAASSAVKIKKPIQTKFRMPIFNWVALKPTQINGTIFNELNDEKVLQELDMNDFEEQFKTKAQGPSLDISSLKVKAAQKAPSKVTLIESNRAKNLAITLRKGGLSIDSICKAIQTYDLQSLSLDFLELLQRFLPTEYELTLIRKYEKEQRPLEELSDEDVFMIKFSRIPRLAERMNIMTFLGNFSDTAQLLMPQLNAIIAASMSLKSSTKLRNILEIVLAFGNYMNSSKRGAAYGFRLQSLDALLEMKSTNRKQTLLHYIVRVILEKYPELTGFHTELHFLDKAGSVSLDSVLQDMRALQRGMELTRKEFLRQDDSQVLKDFLKANTEVMEKLQTDSKTAQEAYESAVEYFGENPKTSPPTMFFPIFVRFVKAYKKVEHDIELWRKEEAAAKEVESNSPSKPEPKSPVPKAKRQQMDMIAELKKKQLVKEPLIYEGGDGAIEDIISGLRNQPYRRGDTGRSSAKKRPAGQSLQVTSDISL